The Alistipes sp. ZOR0009 nucleotide sequence GGAATGCCTAACCTGTCCGTATATTCTTTAAAGGATAACGAAAAAAACTACTTGGGAAACGGCTTTTCAAATAGTTCAAAATTTGAAAACGGAGTAAACCTTAAACAGTTTACAGACCAAGATGGGGCTACTTCAAAATTATTTAATGTCAGAATTAAAGGGTCTGATATTGAAAAGTTGGATGCAGATTCCTATGGGAATGTAAGAGTTCTTATCAATAGAACTGAAAATGGACATAGGTTACTTTTAACTGAAAAGCCATCGAAAGAAACAGACGCTGTACTTGTTCTTGATAAAAATGAAACTCTTTCTATTTCAAAAAATAACGATGGCCAAATAAGGCTAATTGTTGCCGATAAGAATCCACAAAATATAGGTCGAGATAAATCTGATCTTGTGATCTATGAAAATAAGTTTCGGGCTGGTGATGAAAAGTTAAGTAAAGAAGATAAGTCCGAGAAATTTAAAGAAAAGAACTATGTCGGTGCTGGATATACAAACAACCCTTCTCTTCTTAAACTAAAAGAAGATGACCTCTCTAAAGATGGGTTAAAAGCAGCGATAACCAAAAACGAAACAATTAGAACATTTGCCATAATCAATGCAAAGCCAGATCTAGTTGAAAAAAAACATGGTGATTTAGTCAAGAAAATGATCAATGAAAATCCTTCGTTTTCAAAAGGAATTGAAACCGCCGTTACAACTGCCTTAAAAAAAAATGAAGCAGGATTAGGACAAAAAGAGGCAAGTGCGACTCCTGAGATTAAGGAACCTAAGATGAAGCAGCCTAAGATAAAATAATGACTAATAATTAATCAATATGGACAACATCCAAGATTTTAAAAAACGAAAACTTGAGGAAGAACATATAGATGAATCATCTTTAGACCTCAAAAGTTCTGCAAATCTAAATAAGCCCAAAATTCACAACGGAGATAAATTGATTACCGTTGGATCTCAAAAACGAGAAATTCTTGAAAATGGGCAACGAATAATGACATTTTCTCTTAATCCAGAGGCTATCAGTAAACTTTCTGAAAGAAATGGTAAAATTCGAATTTATCCTAACAATCAGAATTTTATAGGTAATGATGCATTTAAACGTGATTACATTGAACTTGACAAAAAAGCGATATCGCTCATAAAACCATCTGAAGATGGGTCTATAAAGATTATGGCTGTCGAAAAATTTCCGGGTGGAGACATTAATACAAAAAAGAAGGGTGAAAAGGAACTTGTAATTTTAGCAGATACCTCTGAAAATAGGAAGAAACTCGTTGAAGAGAATAGAACCGTTATCTATAAAGGAGAGGAAGATCTCTATAGAAAAGAAAAGGTAATGGATACACCTATTACTCCAACAATGACGTTTAGAGACGTGTATCGTTATATGTCAGAAGAAGAAAAAGGTAGTATTTCAAAACTCACGTCCAAAGAATTACAAGCAAGCATTAATAGTGCAAAACCCTCTCTTTCTAAAATTGATGATCAATATTTAGAAAGATTCAAAGCTGAAATTACGACTCCAGATAAACCTCTTAAGATGATCGATCATGACAACCAAGTTTGCGAGGTCAAATTCAAGGGTAAAGATGATTCTGGCAATTATGTTTACAAGAAAAAAGACGATACAGAAGTTTCTGTAAATCAATTTAATGCAAATCAAAAAATTAAACCGTACAACAACGAAAAGATATTTGAAGAATCTGTGAGAGATTCTTTAAATGAAACTGGATTTGCAACAAAAGAAAAAAAAATAGACAATCCTAATCTTGCCGATGAAATTCTCAATCGCGATTTGGACTCCAAGGATGAAAAGAGAAAAGGATTAAAAATTTAGGTATGGATACAAAAAATGTAATTATACTGCTAGCCGTTGCTCTAGCAATCGTTATACTTGATTTTTTGTGTCTTTCATCAATCAATGTCCAACTTTTCTCTTTTGTAAGAGAAGTTGGAAATCCAGCACCGTTCTTTATTAAAAACGGTGCTTACTTCAGAGCGTTCTACGTATTTTCTCTTTTTGTTTTAGCATACAACACAGTGCTACATCAAAAACCAAAAGAGCGTAAAGAAGATACAAAAATCAACATTACTATTTCGACTATCTGTTTTCTTCTCAGTACTGGTATTTACGTTTTTATCAGTTTCTTCTTTGGGGTAAAAGTTTGGTACTTTTTTTTAGCCTACCTCGTATTTTTTATTTTATCTACAACGTTTTGCGTTTGGTTTGTTCTTGAAGCGACTGCAAAAACAAAAAAAAGTCTCGAAAGAACTAACCTTTCTAGTGATCTTAAAAAGATTCAAAACAAGAACAAAACAATCTTTAGTTTCAAAACGACAGATGGATACATCAACGTTTTAAATCCATTTCAGGGAATATTTGTGAACGGAGGAGCAGGAGCAGGAAAATCTGCATCGATAGCTATTCCTATAATTGATCAAATAGCAAAAAATAGCTGGACTGGACTCGTTTATGATTTCAAATATTTTGATTTAACAAATGTTGTTTACACCGCATTTAAGCGCCACCCGAAAGAATCAAAATCTATAAAACTTCGAATAATCAACTTTACAGATGTTCAAAGATCTCATAGAATTAATCCTATAGATCCAAACTACTTGATTGACGAAGCTTTTATTGAAGAGTACGTAAACACAATTCTAAAAAACTTAAACAAGGAATGGATAAAAAATAGTGGCAATTTCTTTTGTACTAGCGCGATTCTTCTTTTAAAGGCATTGGTGCTCTTTATTAAAGAAAAGCATCCAGATATCTGCGATATCCCTCACGTTTTTTCTATAGTCAACCACTTTACAACTGAAGAACTTTGCCTCATGCTTAGTACCCACGAGCAGGCACTTTCAATTTCATCTTCTGTTTCAGAAGCAGTACAAAAAGGAGCGATGGAACAGGTGGCTGGTGTTATTGCAACTTTAAAGGCTCAAACACAAAAGTTGGATAACAAAAACATATTTTGGGTACTTGGAGGTAATGATGTCGATTTAAATCTTAACGATCCCCAAAAAAGAACTTTACTCTGCGTCGTGAATGATCCTCAGAAGACAGAAACTTTAACCCCTGTTTTTTCTCTAATCGTTACCGTTGCCCGAAAAACAATGAACGTGAAAGATCGTGATAAGTCAATTTTTCTTCTCGATGAGGCACCAACCATGTTTTTACCAAATTTTGATGAGTTACCCAATACTGGTCGTTCAAACAAGATCTGCTCCTGCTACATGGGGCAGGATATTTCTCAGATGGACAAAAATTACGGGAAGGACATTAGAAGAAATATACTTGGCTCTCTTGGAAATGTTTTTTATGGAAATGCAACAGAGGGAGAGACTGTAAAATATTGTAGCGAACTGTTTGGAAAGGAAGATGTGATAATAGAAAACACTTCTTACGGAAGGAATAAAAATACGAGTTCAATCGGTCAGTCTGAAAATATATCATTTAATGTGCAAACTCGTGAAGTTATTAAACCACAAGAGATAGCCTCACTCCCAATTGGAACCTTTTGTGGTAAAATTGTAGGAAGAGTACCTCACAGCTACTTTAAATCACAGTTCCTCAGATTAGACGATCAAGGTATTAATCCTGAAGAATTTAAGGTTCCTCCATTTACAAACGTAACAAAAGAAATGGTGGAAGATTTTTATAACAGTGTTATGGAAGATACAAAAGCTCTTAAAGCAATGTACAGTAATATAAAGGAGGAAAGCGTATGTTATTAATGATAGCATCAGTAGGAGAAGAGGTTATCGGTGATTCACACATACTTGATTCTGCAGCTCAGCTTGCAATCCAAGTACGTAACGTAATGCTCAATTATGCCCCTATTTTTACAATTCTAACTGGATTTTGGGGAGTTATACGATTCTATTTTGGATTTGACCCTCATAAAATCAACTTTCAAAAGTATGTCTTTTACCCATTGATAATGCTTTTTGCAATTATCAACTATGCCTGGATTATGGACACAATTAACACGGTGGCTTTTGATGCCGTAAACTGCAGCAAAAACGAGGATTCAGACAAAATGTTTGAGAAGATAATGGATGCAGAACGACAATACACAATGATAGTAAGTCTTGGCCAAATGACCTATGCGGATACGGTTATTGATAAAAAGAATCAAGCTGTAGATGCAGAGTATGGAGATGGTTCTATTGCTGGTTCCATCGTTAAGGCTAAAAATTGGGCGGTCGGGAAGTTTAACCAATATCGAGCATCGGCTGATTTTAACGGTGCGTTGACTTCAACTATGCCCACACCTGCGAATATTTTTGATTTCCTTAAAGGAAGTCTTCAGGCTGGTTTTACGACTCTATGTAGAAGTATAATAATACTTCTACGAAAAGCAATATTTATGATATTGCTCGTAGTTGGACCAATTGCAATGACCTTCGAGATTTTACCTCCTTGGCGAGGTCAATTTACGCATTGGCTAAAAATTTATATTTCAGTCATACTGTGGGGGCTCACGCTTAATATAATAGATGCTTGTTATGTGTTTTATATAAATTCAGAGTACAAGGCTGTTTTTGATGATATTGCAGAACTTGCAAAAAATGGAGAATACTACTTCTCTAGTACAGATAGCGATTTCGGTTATTTGAGCGTTGTTTTTGCGCTTATTTATGTTTTCGTTCCTTACATAACCAGCATATATTCTGGTGGATCAGGAGCAGGGAAAATGTTTACTGTACTAGGTGGACTTATCGCAAAAACAGCCGTATCTGCAGCCTCTAGCGTTACAAAATTAATTCCATCTATGCCAACTAAGATTTCAGGAAAAACTAGATAGTATGAAAAGAATCGTTTTAATACTTAATGGTATAAAGGATAAAACACCGTTTAAAGTCCTTGTTTTACTATGTGTCGTATTCTTAACTGCAAGTGTGCTAACTTATTTAAATGATTTTCAATGGCTAAATCTAATTTCACAGTTAGCATTTTTATGCTTGGCCTTTATTCTTGTCGCAAAACACAAAAAATATGTGTTTCAAAACGAAAAATTGAAAATCTTTATTATAAAACCAGAAGATGAAGACATTAAAAATGATAGCAATACTACTTCTGATAGCAAGTAGTTACAGAGTCGCTGGTCAGGGTGCTGGAACTCCAGTTTACGACGCTAAAGCCGATTTTAACGAAACAATGAAACGCATTGAAGAAAAATCCTTTAAAGTCAAAGACTGGATGTACAACCTGCAGCAAATCCAATGGCTCATGGAATCGTTTAAAAAAATGGACACTCTGAGAAGGCACGCCCAAGCGGCCTACGACTTATCCTATAAAATTTATGATAATACGAAGAAAGTCACTGCTCTTAAAGATTTTGGATTGAACGATGTTGGATTCATGGCCGAGAAAGTTATAGGAATGCCTATTGATCCTTCTTTTTATCTCATTCGCGCAAGAGGAGGCAAATATGATAAATTCGTAAAAGCAGTAAGCTTCAAGCCGGGTGATAATATTGACCAGAATTCAAAAGATATCTACAACTTTTTAATGGCTTACGATCCAAGATATGGTGCTAGTGAAGGCGGAAATCAAATTGATATTTTCGATGATATTGCCAAAGATTTTTTATTTGAGGAAGATTGGCGAAAAATGGTTGAAATAGAAAGAGCCAGAAAAATTGCAAAATTTCGATCTTCTATAGCAGAAGAAATTGAAAAAAAGAAAAATCAAATAAAATTACTGCAGACTGATGGCAAATATTCAATGACACTTGCCGAAAGATTGGCTCAAATAGAAAAACTTCGGAACGAAGCAGAATCTCTACAAGATTCTCTTAATCGACAAAACGAACGGATTTCTCAGAACATCAAAAATAAGAACAAACAGTTAGTATTGCATCTTGTTGGAGTTAAATACAATATGAACTGGAAAAACTTTAATAAAAAAATAGGGAGGATAAAAAATATTGGAGACATTTCATTGCGCAAATGGGATCGTAGCCGGAAACCTATACAAAAAATTGTTTATAATTGGAAATAACTGTTTTTTAAATTTTTCATTTAGATTTAATGAACAAACATTCAGATTATGAAAAAAACAAGCGTTCTGACATGCCTACTGTTTATAGCATCTTTTACAGTTTTGGCTCAAACAAGTAAAGATTTCAAAATATCAAGTATTGCAGATTACCCTACAACAGGAAGTAAAAAATTTGTTTTTAAAACAAAGTTAGCCCGTTCAAATATTGAGTTGACTTACAATTTGGAATTGTTCAAACACGAAACTATGGTGAATGACTCTACCGCCTTCATCCTTTTTTCCATCAAGAACGATTCAAAAAAAGTAGATAAAGGAATACCTCTTTCAGATCACAACATTTGCCAATTTGATAAAGACGAAGTTGATCGGCAAAAAAAAGAACTCAATTTTTCTGATGGTGCATTCTTTTGTGGCTATTTTCAGAAAGTAATAAAAGAGTTAATTATGAATGATTTGAATCTGAAAAATAAATCAGTCTACTTCGTAGTGCTAAACTCATACGATTACGATAAGGTACTTCATCCGTTTACCTATAAAACAGTGCAAAGTGCAGTAAACAACTGGAAAATAGTCGCTGCGTTACACAATTCAACCTATGTGTACTCTTTGGGTATTTTAAAAAATGGGGTCATTATGCTCGACGAACGAAATTGTCCAAATTTTCCTCATGACAGCCTTTTAACAAAAAAACTAAATCAATGAAAGTTAAGACCAAAGCAATTCTACGATTTACCTTAATATCGTTTGCCTCTATATTCATTTTTATCTCTGGATATTGGTTCGGAGGTCGAAATTACTCTGAAGAGTTGAATTTCAAAATAGAAAGCATAGCGCTCCAAGATAGTGCTATAAATTTAAGTACTCTCATACTTCCTGAGGTTGCTGATAAATTTGATAGCGCAGCGATCTACTCGCGTATAAATAAAAAATACGCCCAAACCTTTCGCTTTAATTACGAGGATACTCTGAAAACTGCAATAACTAGCGCAGGCTTCCTAAAGAGTCGATTTCAAATTTTAAAAGCATTTAGGCCATATTATATAGAAGGTGTAACCATTGAAAAAGATTACAAAGATTATATTATTAGCCTAAATTTGAGAACGATTGACTACACCAGCGTATTAAGATATTTATCAACAAAAGACACAACCAAAAATTACAAGGATCTATATAAGGATACAGAAATGAACCTCAAGTATGTAAAAAAAGGAGATCATTTCCTTTTCAATGGATTTCAATAGTCTTCACTGCCACTTTTAAATATCCCCAAAGGGAGGACTTGAAAAAGTTCTCTCTTTTTTAAAAAATAAAACATCGAAAACGATAGTTTATATTATATATTTTGTTACATTTGTATAGTTCAAAAGATCAAAAATGGAAACAGATAAGGATATACAACTCATATACGTCGATCTATTTTGTGGTGCTGGAGGTACTAGTACAGGAGTAGAATCTGCAAGAATAAACGGTAAACAATGCGCAAAAGTTATTGCTTGTGTAAATCACGATGCAAACGCTATCGCCAGCCATGCCGCCAACCATCCAGAGGCATTGCACTTTACAGAAGATATCAGGACGCTTGACTTAACAGAGCTGATAAAGCATGTTGCCTTAATGCGGATCAAATATCCAAACGCCAAGTTAAGTCTTTGGGCTTCTTTGGAATGCACCAATCACTCCAAGGCTAAAGGAGGTGTTAGCCGTGACGCAGATAGCAGAACTCTTGCCGACCATCTTTTCCGTTATATCGAGGCATTGAACCCTGATTTAGTTCAGATTGAGAATGTTGTCGAATTTAAAGACTGGGGTCCTCTCAAAATTAAAGTAGTTGCTGATAAAAACGGGAACGAACTTTATTGTCCGGTTGAATATAAAAAGAGCAATAAAAAAAGAGTTATAGCATGCAATCCTGTTTGGGTACCCATCGTTGAATTAAAAGGTTCATTCTACAATATTTGGGTAAACAAATTAAAAGGGTACGGCTACAACTATGATAGCCAAGTATTGAATTCGGCCAATTACGGTGCGTATACTGCACGGGTAAGATACTTTGGGCAGTTTGCTAAAGCAAAAATTCAAATTGCGTGGCCAATTCAAACTCACTTTAAGATCGAACTAAAGCCTAGAACTAAAACAAAGCAGTTAAGCCTATTTGAAGAAACAACTGCAAAAAAATATTGGAAGCCTGTTAAGGAGATTTTGGATTTTTCGGATGAAGGCGAAAGCATATTTAATCGAAAAAAGCCGCTTGTAGAAAAAACTCTCGAAAGGGTGTATCTAGGCCTTGTTAAGCATGTAGCAGGAGGTAAGGAGGCGTTTTTAAGTTCGTACTATGGAAACGGCGACAACTGCAGTAGCATTAACAAACCATCTCCCACCGTAACGACAAAAGATCGGATTGCCATAGTTAACCCTTGCTTTCTCTA carries:
- a CDS encoding type IV secretory system conjugative DNA transfer family protein, with protein sequence MDTKNVIILLAVALAIVILDFLCLSSINVQLFSFVREVGNPAPFFIKNGAYFRAFYVFSLFVLAYNTVLHQKPKERKEDTKINITISTICFLLSTGIYVFISFFFGVKVWYFFLAYLVFFILSTTFCVWFVLEATAKTKKSLERTNLSSDLKKIQNKNKTIFSFKTTDGYINVLNPFQGIFVNGGAGAGKSASIAIPIIDQIAKNSWTGLVYDFKYFDLTNVVYTAFKRHPKESKSIKLRIINFTDVQRSHRINPIDPNYLIDEAFIEEYVNTILKNLNKEWIKNSGNFFCTSAILLLKALVLFIKEKHPDICDIPHVFSIVNHFTTEELCLMLSTHEQALSISSSVSEAVQKGAMEQVAGVIATLKAQTQKLDNKNIFWVLGGNDVDLNLNDPQKRTLLCVVNDPQKTETLTPVFSLIVTVARKTMNVKDRDKSIFLLDEAPTMFLPNFDELPNTGRSNKICSCYMGQDISQMDKNYGKDIRRNILGSLGNVFYGNATEGETVKYCSELFGKEDVIIENTSYGRNKNTSSIGQSENISFNVQTREVIKPQEIASLPIGTFCGKIVGRVPHSYFKSQFLRLDDQGINPEEFKVPPFTNVTKEMVEDFYNSVMEDTKALKAMYSNIKEESVCY
- a CDS encoding DNA cytosine methyltransferase encodes the protein METDKDIQLIYVDLFCGAGGTSTGVESARINGKQCAKVIACVNHDANAIASHAANHPEALHFTEDIRTLDLTELIKHVALMRIKYPNAKLSLWASLECTNHSKAKGGVSRDADSRTLADHLFRYIEALNPDLVQIENVVEFKDWGPLKIKVVADKNGNELYCPVEYKKSNKKRVIACNPVWVPIVELKGSFYNIWVNKLKGYGYNYDSQVLNSANYGAYTARVRYFGQFAKAKIQIAWPIQTHFKIELKPRTKTKQLSLFEETTAKKYWKPVKEILDFSDEGESIFNRKKPLVEKTLERVYLGLVKHVAGGKEAFLSSYYGNGDNCSSINKPSPTVTTKDRIAIVNPCFLYMQYGNGTATNINDPAATVTTNPKHQLVTCNRWVMNTSFNNVGSSIEEPAQTITANRKWHYLMNPQYLNTGGSIDKPCFTLIARMDKMPPYLIEVEGGRIAIEIYETDSYYTRKIKEFMALYGIVDIKMRMLRIHELKLIMGFPKDYTLIGTQADKKKFIGNAVEVRMSRALCKATVLGILKGIKSAEIAA